ACCATTTCCTGGCCCAGGGATGTAAAATTTTATAAATATCCTTATCAGAATATTTTTTATCCTGTTTTACTATCATCTTATCGGTAAATTTGATTTTTATACTTTCTTTAATTTTCATAGACTTCTATCAAATTATTCAATTACACTTTCTTTAAAATACCCATTATGCCTTCTTTAATGAATAAATTAGTTCTTTTCTTTTGATGATTTAATTAGGTGAATTTAGTCAAAATCTATAAAATGGGCGTCATAGGGGTATGGTTCCTGTTGAACATTCAAAAGATGTTTTATAGTGCCAAAGTAGAAGGTTTCAAAGTTTTCAACACCGAAAACCTCCATAGCATTATTATTAGCTTCTTTCAGGAAGGGGGAGAGAAGTTTCTCGTGGAGAACATCGGATCCTTCGGTAATGAAGTTGAAAGATGGCATTACAATGATTTTTTTATCCCGAAAATCTCCTTTCAGGTAACATTTAATTTTTTCCATCCTCTCACCACTTCTTATTCCCACTGAAGGGTGTTCATGTCCAATTATAATGGTTTTTTCCGTGATGTCATCCCATTTTGTAGGTATCTTATCTCCGTGAATCATCAGAAAATTACCAGTTGAATAATGGGGATATACTTCTAATCCTGTTTTCTGGGCAATTATGGGTGTTAGGGGGTCGTGGTTACCTTTGATAAGTATTATGTCCTGAAAGCGTTCCTTAAGGTAGTCAATGAATTTCAGGGTTTCCTCCCACTCCTGGCGATTAATCTTACCAAAC
This DNA window, taken from Methanobacterium subterraneum, encodes the following:
- a CDS encoding metallophosphoesterase, whose protein sequence is MVQNNILGAKILDLALEVEDHLIISDLHLGYEEALNYQGIMIPKFQYPKIIKRMEEIRSRSDCTKIIINGDLKHEFGKINRQEWEETLKFIDYLKERFQDIILIKGNHDPLTPIIAQKTGLEVYPHYSTGNFLMIHGDKIPTKWDDITEKTIIIGHEHPSVGIRSGERMEKIKCYLKGDFRDKKIIVMPSFNFITEGSDVLHEKLLSPFLKEANNNAMEVFGVENFETFYFGTIKHLLNVQQEPYPYDAHFIDFD